A window from Bacteroidales bacterium encodes these proteins:
- a CDS encoding site-specific DNA-methyltransferase produces the protein MSKQIKSNKRPRKPKSEENKPGKYDPRNNLNDLTGKEWLIRTKSFWETEPINEDKGAYKHPAPFLIRDVQKNIEMFTKKGMKVLDPFVGSGTSIIAANQIGRYCIGIDLNAEYKKIALERFEALDVNNYEYIVGDSNVEVKNLSDIDYIITSPPYHNILRNDSKGIRNNNGKAYRIGARDGIKYYSDIENDLGNFDEYSDFFKSLQSIMKSCYTVLKSGKYCTIIISDFTINKKEVFIQGDMVRLMQEIGFEFQGTTVLLQPVKPLYPFGYPYAYKINHHHQNIINFRKPKE, from the coding sequence ATGAGTAAGCAAATAAAGTCAAATAAAAGACCGAGAAAGCCAAAATCAGAAGAGAATAAACCAGGTAAATATGATCCTAGGAATAATTTAAATGATTTAACTGGAAAGGAATGGTTAATAAGAACAAAAAGCTTTTGGGAAACAGAACCTATTAATGAAGACAAAGGAGCATATAAGCATCCGGCACCATTCTTAATTCGAGATGTCCAGAAAAATATTGAGATGTTCACAAAGAAAGGTATGAAGGTACTTGATCCTTTTGTTGGTAGCGGAACATCAATTATTGCAGCTAATCAAATTGGTCGTTATTGCATTGGTATTGATTTAAATGCAGAATATAAAAAAATTGCACTAGAGAGGTTTGAAGCACTTGATGTAAATAATTACGAATATATTGTTGGAGATTCAAATGTTGAAGTAAAAAACTTATCAGATATTGATTATATAATTACTTCACCACCGTATCATAATATTTTGAGAAATGATTCGAAAGGTATTAGGAATAACAATGGTAAAGCTTATCGAATTGGTGCTAGAGATGGTATAAAGTATTATTCTGACATAGAAAATGATTTAGGTAATTTTGATGAATATTCTGACTTTTTCAAATCATTGCAATCGATAATGAAATCATGCTATACTGTATTAAAAAGCGGTAAATATTGCACAATAATAATAAGTGACTTTACTATAAATAAAAAAGAAGTGTTTATTCAAGGTGATATGGTAAGACTTATGCAAGAAATTGGATTTGAGTTTCAAGGCACAACTGTTTTACTACAACCAGTGAAACCCTTGTATCCATTTGGTTACCCTTATGCTTATAAAATAAATCACCATCATCAGAATATCATTAATTTTAGAAAACCGAAAGAATAA